Proteins from a genomic interval of Gossypium hirsutum isolate 1008001.06 chromosome A09, Gossypium_hirsutum_v2.1, whole genome shotgun sequence:
- the LOC121206545 gene encoding kinesin-like protein KIN-13A — MTNLFSVLLEPKIDFSPSCSLQQVYRVTVEPIIPIIFQRTKATCFAYGQTGSGKTFTMQPLPLRAAQDLIRFLHQPVYHSQRFKLWLSYFEIYGGKLFDLLSDRK, encoded by the exons ATGACCAATTTGTTTAGTGTTTTGCTAGAGCCAaagattgatttttccccctCTTGTTCGCTTCAACAGGTTTATCGTGTTACTGTTGAGCCAATTATTCCCATAATTTTTCAGCGAACAAAAGCCACTTGTTTTGCATATGGGCAAACAG gtAGTGGTAAGACGTTCACAATGCAGCCATTACCTCTCAGAGCTGCACAAGACCTCATTAGATTCTTGCATCAGCCAGTTTATCACAGTCAGAGATTTAAATTGTGGCTTAGCTATTTTGAGATATATGGTGGAAAACTCTTTGACCTTTTGAGTGATAGAAAGtaa